One region of Moraxella sp. ZY210820 genomic DNA includes:
- a CDS encoding DUF551 domain-containing protein: protein MLSKETIKDFALANGFKLKEQTNGEMDLNPYVYDTINKAIAFYESKKNGGWISIDDDLPKVKGRYLCYYPKSGKQTVEPFMLEHTLNDKDYMQALGISHWQPTPQNPQE from the coding sequence ATGCTAAGTAAAGAAACAATCAAAGACTTTGCATTGGCAAATGGCTTTAAATTAAAAGAGCAAACAAATGGCGAGATGGATTTAAATCCGTACGTTTATGACACAATCAATAAAGCCATTGCATTTTATGAAAGTAAAAAGAATGGCGGTTGGATTAGTATTGATGATGACTTACCAAAAGTTAAGGGTCGTTATTTATGCTATTATCCAAAAAGTGGTAAGCAAACAGTTGAACCGTTTATGCTTGAGCATACACTAAATGACAAAGATTATATGCAAGCGTTGGGTATTAGCCATTGGCAACCAACACCACAAAATCCACAGGAGTAA
- a CDS encoding recombinase RecT, translating to MNQLQTQPQTAVNFLTPQSLQEAMQVANILADSDIVPKDYQRKPGNILVALQWGAEIGLQPLQALQNIACINGRPAIWGDAMLALVRQSGLLASIKEEQNDTQATCIVQRKGEEPHTSIFTMEDAKRAGLAGKSGPWTNYPKRMMQLRARAYALRDIFPDVLKGMAIAEEEQDKEIDVTPENTDTTAKANTGAKALKARLKNTKNVVDVQEPTSKIDVAPYHQKIQQASDLEQLKAIGDEIAKLNLGEPEKTDLRTAYSQRVEQLSQPKFDNVSLGELLERLENASELTELNHILATEFEPFTAQMNELQIEQVNNVYERKVAELTD from the coding sequence ATGAACCAATTACAAACCCAACCACAGACAGCAGTTAATTTTTTAACACCGCAATCGCTACAAGAAGCTATGCAAGTGGCTAATATCTTAGCTGATAGCGATATTGTACCAAAAGACTACCAACGTAAACCAGGTAATATCCTTGTCGCTTTACAATGGGGTGCAGAAATCGGCTTGCAGCCATTACAAGCCCTGCAAAATATCGCTTGTATCAATGGTCGCCCTGCCATTTGGGGCGATGCCATGCTTGCCCTAGTACGTCAATCAGGCTTACTCGCAAGCATTAAAGAAGAGCAAAATGATACTCAAGCGACTTGTATCGTACAGCGTAAAGGCGAAGAACCGCATACCAGTATTTTTACGATGGAAGATGCGAAACGTGCAGGCTTAGCAGGTAAATCAGGACCATGGACAAACTATCCTAAACGTATGATGCAATTACGAGCGAGAGCCTATGCCCTGCGTGATATTTTCCCTGATGTGTTAAAAGGTATGGCAATCGCTGAAGAAGAGCAAGACAAAGAAATTGATGTTACGCCTGAAAACACTGACACAACAGCCAAAGCCAACACAGGGGCAAAAGCACTCAAAGCACGCTTAAAAAATACTAAAAATGTAGTCGATGTACAAGAGCCAACATCAAAAATCGATGTCGCTCCCTATCATCAAAAAATCCAACAGGCAAGCGACTTAGAGCAGTTAAAAGCCATTGGCGATGAAATTGCAAAACTCAATCTAGGCGAGCCTGAAAAAACCGATTTACGCACGGCGTATAGTCAGCGTGTAGAGCAGTTATCGCAGCCAAAATTTGACAATGTAAGCTTAGGCGAATTGTTAGAACGCTTAGAAAATGCAAGCGAATTAACCGAGCTTAACCATATTCTAGCAACTGAATTTGAGCCATTCACTGCACAAATGAATGAGTTGCAAATCGAACAAGTAAACAATGTTTACGAGCGTAAAGTTGCAGAATTAACGGATTAG
- a CDS encoding YqaJ viral recombinase family protein, with amino-acid sequence MNEQQFHENRRLGIGGSDVATVLGLNKYQSPYQLWLEKTGRETSDVQSEPAYWGTTLEDVVAKEFQKRTGLKVQKVNQQLIHPEHDWVRANIDRAVINREISGNVRLKDGKLTTDQILECKTANAYLAKLWGENDDEIPDYYMTQCQWYMGITGAEICHLAVLIGGQDFRTYRITFDQELFDMLFEECRKFWFDHVLADVPPALTTFDDIAHKWQKHEDGKTLTADSNLLEKINEFKDLKATIKQAEEELDGLKLEICTAFGDCEMIVGDDDKKLMTYKYQERTTIDSKRLKAENPELWQQYATTSGTRVLR; translated from the coding sequence ATGAATGAGCAACAATTTCACGAAAACCGCCGTTTAGGTATTGGCGGATCAGACGTAGCCACCGTCTTAGGCTTAAACAAATACCAAAGCCCATATCAATTATGGCTTGAAAAGACAGGACGTGAAACATCAGATGTGCAGAGTGAGCCAGCGTATTGGGGAACAACCTTAGAAGATGTAGTAGCCAAAGAATTTCAAAAACGCACAGGCTTAAAAGTGCAAAAAGTCAATCAGCAACTTATCCACCCTGAACATGATTGGGTGCGTGCCAACATTGACCGTGCAGTGATTAACCGTGAAATCAGCGGAAATGTACGCTTAAAAGATGGCAAATTGACAACAGACCAAATTTTAGAGTGTAAAACCGCAAACGCTTATTTGGCTAAACTTTGGGGCGAAAATGACGATGAAATCCCTGATTATTACATGACCCAATGTCAATGGTATATGGGCATTACAGGGGCAGAAATTTGTCATTTAGCCGTGTTAATTGGCGGTCAAGATTTCCGTACATACCGCATTACATTTGACCAAGAATTATTCGATATGCTTTTTGAAGAATGTCGTAAATTTTGGTTCGACCATGTATTAGCTGATGTGCCACCCGCCCTAACCACATTTGACGACATTGCCCACAAATGGCAAAAGCATGAAGATGGAAAAACACTCACAGCAGACAGCAATTTGCTTGAAAAAATCAATGAGTTTAAAGACTTAAAAGCAACCATCAAACAAGCTGAAGAAGAGTTAGACGGCTTAAAATTGGAAATCTGCACAGCGTTTGGCGATTGTGAAATGATTGTAGGCGATGATGACAAAAAGCTCATGACCTACAAATATCAAGAACGCACCACGATTGATAGCAAGCGATTGAAAGCTGAAAACCCTGAATTATGGCAACAATACGCTACAACAAGCGGAACACGAGTATTACGTTAA
- a CDS encoding S24 family peptidase, translating to MNSLGDRIRSVRRQKNISQAELAKLANVSQGAISQLESGRNETSKELPQIALALGVDVYWLQTGKTDLSTIDKTLNPYQSEASLSNKKIAVWNDGDNLPEGMIPIRYLTNIVGSLGNGYPNEDYYEEITLWFREETIIECNVNPDYARIINVQGDSMFPEIVDGQVIAIDTSATRIFDGEIYAFVVNGELKVKYLFKLKDGFKAVSRNDDKLRYPDEIYTANDIENENIRILGQFWWKSEIRRVRR from the coding sequence ATGAATAGTCTTGGCGATCGTATCCGTTCTGTAAGAAGACAGAAAAACATATCTCAAGCTGAACTAGCTAAATTGGCTAATGTTTCACAAGGGGCAATTTCACAGCTAGAAAGTGGGCGTAATGAAACATCGAAAGAATTACCACAAATCGCATTAGCATTAGGTGTTGATGTGTATTGGCTACAAACAGGTAAAACAGATTTATCCACCATAGATAAAACACTTAACCCTTACCAGTCAGAAGCAAGTTTATCCAATAAAAAAATCGCTGTTTGGAATGATGGCGATAATTTGCCAGAAGGTATGATACCTATTCGTTATCTTACAAACATTGTCGGTAGTTTGGGCAATGGCTACCCAAATGAAGACTATTACGAAGAAATTACACTATGGTTTAGAGAAGAAACCATTATTGAATGCAATGTTAATCCAGACTATGCCCGTATCATCAATGTACAAGGCGATAGTATGTTCCCTGAAATTGTCGATGGACAAGTGATTGCTATAGACACATCAGCAACACGTATTTTTGATGGTGAAATTTACGCTTTTGTAGTCAATGGCGAGTTAAAAGTGAAATATCTATTTAAGCTCAAAGATGGTTTTAAGGCGGTTTCTCGTAATGATGATAAATTACGCTATCCTGATGAAATCTACACCGCAAACGACATTGAAAATGAAAATATTCGTATTTTAGGTCAGTTCTGGTGGAAATCTGAAATTAGACGAGTAAGACGATAG
- a CDS encoding helix-turn-helix domain-containing protein, translated as MKDWKLIVSDILLVKTQDELAEQLGVTQGYISHLLVGRRKNPSYSLGIKLTELHQQTQKQQTPSGH; from the coding sequence ATGAAAGATTGGAAATTAATCGTATCTGACATTTTACTCGTAAAAACTCAAGATGAATTAGCAGAGCAATTAGGTGTAACACAAGGTTACATTTCTCATTTGCTTGTTGGTCGTAGGAAAAATCCGAGTTATAGCTTGGGGATAAAATTAACCGAATTACACCAACAAACCCAAAAACAACAAACCCCTAGCGGACACTAG
- a CDS encoding phage antirepressor KilAC domain-containing protein yields the protein MNSPIIAQSTQKAMSSREIAELCEKQHYHVKRDIENMLAQLKLDVSKFGAIYFDNMNRQQIEYLLDKDLTLTLVAGYNATLRYRIIQRWQQLEQQQSFNPANLSRMQILQLAMQAEQENQALKEKIAVIEPQANALQRITQVGEDLGLRESAKVLKISQSQLINFLLHQKWIYRDGKDKLQAYQDKINQGYLIHHYSSPQQTAHGERVFSQVKITAKGIGKLSMMLNQEISL from the coding sequence ATGAATAGTCCTATTATAGCACAATCAACGCAAAAAGCAATGTCTAGCCGTGAAATTGCTGAACTGTGCGAAAAGCAACATTATCACGTCAAACGAGATATTGAAAATATGCTTGCACAGTTGAAATTAGATGTATCCAAATTTGGTGCTATCTATTTTGACAATATGAATCGTCAGCAAATCGAATATTTACTAGACAAAGATTTAACCTTGACATTAGTCGCAGGTTATAACGCTACTTTGCGTTATCGCATTATTCAACGCTGGCAACAGTTAGAGCAACAACAGTCATTTAATCCTGCCAATTTATCTCGTATGCAGATTTTACAGCTTGCCATGCAAGCAGAGCAGGAAAATCAAGCGTTGAAAGAAAAAATCGCCGTGATTGAACCACAAGCGAACGCCCTACAACGCATTACACAAGTAGGCGAAGATTTAGGCTTGCGTGAAAGTGCCAAAGTGCTAAAAATCAGTCAATCGCAACTAATTAACTTTTTACTACATCAAAAGTGGATTTATCGAGATGGCAAAGATAAGCTACAGGCGTATCAAGACAAAATCAATCAAGGTTATTTAATCCATCATTACAGTAGCCCACAGCAAACCGCACACGGCGAGCGTGTATTTTCGCAGGTCAAAATCACAGCGAAAGGCATTGGTAAACTGTCTATGATGTTAAATCAAGAGATAAGCCTATGA
- a CDS encoding YdaU family protein produces the protein MNYYRFHIGDYYAHTAHLNIVEDCIYRRLIDVYYLSEKALTSDLDVLARRLRLTTDGEIQALKAVLGEFFNLQKGKYHHKRIRLEIKNFKNGTFDWRNDSNVTGENSNALDDESNGNSNADSNGKRNVTSNANSNAQRQAKLRLKRKMIDDLKALNLDNFDENQSFDDILKLHQQHFSNALDDESNGNSNADSNGKRNVTSNANSNAQRQAKLRLKRKMIDDLKALNLDNFDENQSFDDILKLHQQHFSNALDDESNGNSNADSNDSNEMRNSDNNVKNGARTNNHKPVTNKDNINKNILSAQAQEIFEFWKSVFGKNASTQFSDKRKAKVIARLKDGYSIDEIKKAIHNVSQNEFNVVNEYIDLELICRDVEHLERYRDLTPRKQAEMNFTGANHETRKSNSNHESPSEYQQRLHDELRAYGYDIGATNHTTNSSVIDGDYRDIC, from the coding sequence ATGAATTATTACCGTTTTCATATTGGCGATTATTACGCACATACTGCTCATCTCAACATTGTTGAAGATTGCATCTATCGCCGTTTGATTGATGTGTATTATCTATCTGAGAAGGCTTTAACATCGGATTTAGATGTGTTGGCACGGCGTTTACGCTTAACGACTGATGGCGAAATTCAGGCGTTAAAAGCTGTATTGGGCGAGTTTTTCAACTTGCAAAAGGGCAAATATCATCACAAGCGTATTCGTTTAGAGATAAAAAACTTTAAAAATGGCACGTTTGATTGGCGTAACGACAGTAACGTTACAGGCGAAAATAGTAACGCTTTAGATGATGAAAGTAACGGCAATAGTAACGCTGATAGTAACGGAAAGCGTAACGTTACGAGTAACGCAAATAGTAACGCACAACGACAAGCAAAGTTACGCCTAAAACGCAAAATGATTGATGATTTAAAAGCGTTAAATTTAGATAATTTTGATGAAAATCAATCATTTGATGATATTTTAAAGTTACATCAACAACATTTTAGTAACGCTTTAGATGATGAAAGTAACGGCAATAGTAACGCTGATAGTAACGGAAAGCGTAACGTTACGAGTAACGCAAATAGTAACGCACAACGACAAGCAAAGTTACGCCTAAAACGCAAAATGATTGATGATTTAAAAGCGTTAAATTTAGATAATTTTGATGAAAATCAATCATTTGATGATATTTTAAAGTTACATCAACAACATTTTAGTAACGCTTTAGATGATGAAAGTAACGGCAATAGTAACGCTGATAGTAACGACAGTAACGAAATGCGTAACAGCGATAATAACGTGAAAAATGGGGCTAGAACCAATAACCATAAACCAGTAACCAATAAAGATAATATAAATAAAAATATATTGTCCGCCCAAGCTCAGGAAATTTTTGAGTTCTGGAAATCGGTTTTTGGCAAAAATGCGAGTACGCAATTTTCTGACAAACGAAAAGCAAAAGTGATTGCACGTTTGAAAGATGGTTACAGCATTGATGAAATCAAAAAAGCGATTCACAACGTATCTCAAAATGAGTTTAACGTTGTAAACGAATATATCGATTTAGAGTTGATTTGTCGTGATGTTGAACATCTTGAACGCTACAGAGATTTAACACCACGCAAACAAGCTGAAATGAATTTTACAGGAGCAAATCATGAAACACGCAAGTCAAATTCAAATCACGAAAGCCCTAGCGAATACCAACAGCGATTGCATGATGAATTACGAGCATACGGCTATGACATCGGAGCAACAAACCACACAACCAACTCAAGCGTTATTGATGGCGATTACCGAGATATTTGCTGA
- a CDS encoding VRR-NUC domain-containing protein, translating into MKRKIKQQQNQRRRQQRNNWDMLKTKAKRSEDDEQIAVMQWAKLQNYKDGKVADYLHHSPNGGSRNVIEASKFKRMGVMKGFPDLFLFVPDQGYHGLLIELKAENGRLQPTQKIVLNRMAELGYRCKVCFGADQAIGEIKNYLGLD; encoded by the coding sequence ATGAAACGCAAAATTAAACAACAACAAAACCAACGCAGACGGCAACAGCGTAATAACTGGGATATGCTGAAAACTAAGGCAAAACGTAGTGAAGATGATGAACAAATCGCAGTCATGCAATGGGCAAAGCTACAAAATTACAAAGATGGCAAAGTGGCGGATTATTTACATCATAGCCCGAACGGTGGTAGTCGTAATGTCATTGAAGCAAGCAAATTTAAGCGTATGGGCGTGATGAAAGGTTTTCCTGATTTGTTTTTGTTTGTGCCTGATCAAGGTTATCACGGCTTATTGATTGAACTTAAAGCAGAAAATGGACGATTACAACCCACGCAAAAAATTGTGTTAAATCGTATGGCTGAATTGGGTTATCGTTGTAAAGTGTGTTTTGGTGCTGATCAGGCGATTGGCGAAATTAAAAATTATTTGGGGTTAGATTAA
- a CDS encoding antiterminator Q family protein, whose translation MNWSKYSLDEWLEQFGAWCESCRMQTGHYPDNLQVNLIDKLMVETGYKKLPTHKNTVELKISDDEALQVQDLILSVYRRADNDMKQSLKYLFNHFVHGYSLRKIADICEISKHETERKIYGAKCFITGVYNFIRI comes from the coding sequence ATGAATTGGTCAAAATATAGTTTAGATGAGTGGCTTGAGCAATTTGGAGCGTGGTGTGAAAGTTGTCGTATGCAGACTGGTCATTATCCAGATAATTTACAAGTGAATTTAATTGATAAATTAATGGTTGAAACGGGGTACAAAAAATTACCTACACACAAAAATACAGTTGAATTGAAAATCTCTGATGATGAAGCGTTGCAAGTACAAGATTTGATTTTGAGTGTTTATCGCCGTGCAGATAATGACATGAAACAATCGCTTAAATATCTGTTTAATCATTTTGTACATGGCTATTCTTTGCGAAAAATTGCAGATATTTGTGAAATTTCTAAACATGAAACTGAACGTAAAATATACGGTGCAAAATGTTTTATCACAGGTGTGTATAATTTTATCAGAATTTGA
- a CDS encoding DNA-binding transcriptional regulator, which translates to MKPHIDNHNPDPTYIRALLEKAGLSQRKTAHILGVSERMMRYYLVRTDDPNYRPMPYTVQFAIECLVNDEKSTQ; encoded by the coding sequence ATGAAACCCCACATTGACAACCACAACCCAGACCCAACCTACATCAGAGCCTTGCTTGAAAAAGCAGGGCTTTCACAACGCAAGACTGCTCATATTTTGGGCGTATCGGAAAGAATGATGCGTTATTATTTAGTTCGCACAGACGACCCAAATTATCGCCCTATGCCCTACACGGTGCAATTTGCTATTGAATGCCTAGTAAACGATGAAAAATCTACTCAATAA
- a CDS encoding ASCH domain-containing protein, which yields MKAISVRQPFANDICFGEKTIELRTWQTDYRGELIICSSKAGVKTWLLSDGVHYQAPIGTTICKVKLVDCRPATKQDAELAYCEPEDIQDGMWAWVLEDVVDLQPKSVKGKLNFFDVPDDLIVPCGEKWYHEFLETGKPNEDKDIIIDIG from the coding sequence ATGAAAGCAATTAGTGTAAGACAGCCGTTTGCAAATGATATTTGTTTTGGTGAAAAGACGATTGAGCTTAGAACATGGCAGACAGATTACAGGGGCGAGCTTATCATTTGTAGCAGTAAAGCAGGTGTAAAAACTTGGCTTTTGAGTGATGGTGTGCATTATCAAGCACCTATAGGCACGACTATTTGCAAAGTAAAATTAGTTGATTGCCGACCAGCAACAAAACAAGACGCAGAATTAGCTTATTGTGAACCTGAAGATATTCAAGACGGAATGTGGGCTTGGGTGCTTGAAGATGTTGTAGATTTACAACCAAAATCAGTTAAAGGTAAATTAAACTTTTTTGATGTGCCTGATGATTTAATTGTGCCATGTGGCGAAAAGTGGTATCACGAGTTTTTAGAGACTGGTAAACCAAACGAAGATAAAGATATTATTATTGATATTGGTTAG
- a CDS encoding phosphoadenosine phosphosulfate reductase family protein, translating into MSNLFYPIQAQANVTDSVIVAFSGGKDSVVTLDLCCRYFKNVSAFFMYQVSNLSFQEATINWAEQKYGIEIERIPHFELSEFLAYGSFRHYDVNLPIIGMNDVYNYVRIVNDMWWIAAGERISDSIVRRAMMKKSGCIDEKRGRFYPIANFSKNDILRYIKHHKLKYAPETSSMGHSFRSLAGRDMFMLRQHYPKDYERVKSWFPYVEASILNYELNELKNGKE; encoded by the coding sequence ATGTCCAACCTGTTTTATCCTATTCAAGCCCAAGCCAATGTAACCGATAGCGTGATTGTGGCATTTAGTGGCGGTAAGGATAGCGTTGTAACACTTGATTTGTGTTGCCGATACTTTAAAAATGTGTCGGCTTTTTTTATGTACCAAGTCAGTAACCTATCCTTTCAAGAAGCCACAATCAACTGGGCGGAGCAAAAATACGGTATTGAGATTGAACGCATACCGCATTTTGAATTGTCTGAATTTTTGGCGTATGGCTCATTTCGTCATTATGATGTCAATTTGCCTATTATTGGCATGAATGATGTTTATAACTATGTCAGAATTGTTAATGATATGTGGTGGATTGCAGCAGGCGAGCGTATTTCAGATAGTATTGTTCGCCGTGCAATGATGAAAAAAAGCGGTTGTATTGATGAAAAGCGTGGACGGTTTTATCCAATTGCGAATTTTAGCAAAAATGACATCTTGCGGTATATCAAACATCATAAGCTAAAGTACGCTCCAGAAACATCAAGTATGGGGCATTCTTTCCGTTCATTGGCAGGTAGGGATATGTTTATGTTAAGACAGCATTATCCCAAAGATTATGAGCGAGTGAAATCATGGTTTCCGTATGTGGAAGCATCTATTTTGAATTATGAGTTAAATGAGCTGAAAAATGGCAAAGAATAA
- a CDS encoding HGGxSTG domain-containing protein, producing the protein MTEKEICGAKNRKGEICQQKPMKNGRCRFHGGKSTGVKGNQNARKHGAYSKFFTDDEKAQLDELELDNLNSELQLCKIQLIRALEAQEKQLKANDNDKMELIAQTIQAVKDGEQIARQQVNKSFAKTDFGGIIDRLIGRIQSLTHSVQDMQSKAIDMEMKQIELDKLKAKEAENQALPVKVVIQVEDARKYDESEIEHTAGEIPANAE; encoded by the coding sequence ATGACAGAAAAAGAGATTTGTGGGGCAAAAAACCGCAAAGGTGAAATCTGCCAACAAAAACCCATGAAAAATGGGCGTTGTCGTTTTCACGGCGGTAAATCAACAGGCGTAAAAGGCAATCAGAACGCAAGAAAACACGGTGCTTACTCTAAATTTTTCACTGATGATGAAAAAGCACAGCTTGATGAATTGGAGTTGGACAATTTAAACAGCGAATTGCAACTGTGCAAAATACAGCTTATCCGAGCCTTAGAAGCCCAAGAAAAACAGCTTAAAGCTAATGACAACGATAAGATGGAGTTAATCGCCCAAACCATTCAAGCGGTCAAAGATGGCGAACAAATCGCACGCCAACAAGTTAATAAATCCTTTGCTAAAACTGACTTTGGGGGCATTATTGACCGTCTTATTGGTCGTATCCAGTCGCTAACTCATAGTGTTCAGGATATGCAAAGCAAGGCGATTGATATGGAAATGAAACAGATTGAATTAGATAAACTGAAAGCAAAAGAAGCAGAAAACCAAGCATTGCCAGTTAAAGTTGTCATTCAAGTGGAAGATGCTCGTAAATATGATGAATCCGAAATTGAACATACCGCAGGCGAAATTCCTGCAAATGCCGAATAA
- a CDS encoding terminase large subunit domain-containing protein translates to MMNPKLNIPQAKFLQMPNKFRAFVAGFGSGKTWVGSSALCIHAWNSPKVPSGYFGATYPQIRDIFYPTIEECAFHFGLRVDIKTSNKEVHFYSGSIYRGTTICRSMDNPSSIVGFKVGKSLVDELDTLNEGKATESWRKIIARHRASSCELDFDETAITKENEIEIVRNTNGIDVTTTPEGFRFTYKQFVKAPGENKDIAHFYGLIQASTYDNEKNLPPDYIESLRQSYPPQLIEAYLNGQFVNLASGAVYPDFDRHLNKSFETIQDGDILHIGMDFNVLKMACVVYVMRGNVPHAVDELVGVRDTPTMCQLLKQRYPNHMIYIYPDASGQNTSSKSSSVSDHSIIRQHGFVIKVASTNPSIKDRLNAMNAMILNSQGERRFFVNPLRCPEYTDALEQQIFDKFGIPDKSTGLDHVNDAGGYFIAYQFPISKPITRSFVDMPY, encoded by the coding sequence ATGATGAATCCGAAATTGAACATACCGCAGGCGAAATTCCTGCAAATGCCGAATAAGTTTAGAGCGTTTGTTGCTGGGTTTGGTAGTGGTAAAACATGGGTAGGCTCATCAGCATTGTGTATCCATGCGTGGAACTCTCCAAAAGTGCCAAGTGGTTATTTTGGAGCGACTTATCCACAAATTAGAGATATTTTTTATCCAACTATTGAAGAGTGTGCATTTCACTTTGGGTTAAGGGTTGATATTAAGACCAGTAATAAAGAAGTTCATTTTTATAGTGGTTCAATTTATCGTGGTACAACGATTTGCCGTTCAATGGATAACCCGTCATCGATTGTCGGTTTTAAAGTAGGTAAATCACTTGTTGATGAATTGGATACCCTAAATGAAGGTAAAGCAACAGAATCATGGCGTAAAATTATTGCTCGTCATCGTGCGTCTTCATGTGAGTTGGACTTTGATGAAACGGCAATCACAAAAGAAAATGAGATTGAAATCGTTCGTAATACCAATGGCATTGATGTAACCACAACGCCTGAAGGTTTTAGATTTACATATAAGCAATTCGTCAAAGCACCAGGCGAAAATAAGGATATTGCTCATTTTTATGGACTGATACAAGCGAGTACATACGATAATGAGAAGAATTTACCACCTGATTACATCGAAAGTTTACGACAATCGTATCCGCCACAACTGATTGAAGCCTATTTAAATGGGCAGTTTGTCAATTTGGCGAGTGGAGCGGTGTATCCTGACTTTGATAGACATCTCAACAAATCATTTGAGACAATCCAAGATGGCGATATTTTGCATATTGGCATGGATTTTAACGTGTTAAAAATGGCGTGTGTGGTGTATGTCATGCGTGGTAACGTTCCGCACGCTGTTGATGAGTTGGTCGGTGTGAGAGATACGCCAACCATGTGCCAATTATTGAAACAACGTTATCCTAATCACATGATTTACATCTATCCTGATGCAAGCGGTCAAAATACTAGTTCAAAATCATCAAGCGTATCAGACCATTCAATTATCCGTCAGCATGGATTTGTGATTAAGGTAGCATCAACCAATCCAAGTATCAAAGACCGATTAAATGCCATGAACGCCATGATTTTAAATAGTCAAGGTGAGCGTAGATTTTTTGTCAATCCATTGCGTTGTCCAGAATATACGGACGCATTAGAACAGCAAATTTTTGATAAGTTTGGCATTCCTGATAAATCAACAGGTTTAGACCATGTAAATGATGCTGGCGGTTATTTTATTGCTTACCAATTTCCAATATCCAAGCCGATTACACGGTCGTTTGTGGATATGCCATATTAG